One genomic window of Sphingobacterium oryzagri includes the following:
- a CDS encoding SulP family inorganic anion transporter has protein sequence MLGTRTSAFLKLSKRDLKYDFSSSIVVFLVALPLCLGIAMASGAPLFAGLLTGIIGGLVVASISKSPLSVSGPAAGLTVIVLGSIERLGAYETFLLAVVIAGVIQFILGLIKAGVVGNYFPSAVILGMLAAIGITIMLKQLPLAFGMTESHAFELDNGGGIAAFRDTLLGSINWGATCICLCSLLLLIYWPKIKGANKIPAPLMVVIASIGLAFLFGDTALRLGSYHFVEIPTVRSFYEFKELFIFPDFTQILNREVWIVALTIAIIASLETLLSIEAIDKLDPLKRNTPTNRELIAQGIGNMSSGFLGGMPMTSVIVRSSANVQAGGRTRQSAMLHGIWLLVALLAIPSLINLIPLACLAAILLHTGYKLAKPALFVQLFRKGLDQFVPFAITVVAIVATDLLMGVGIGVLVAIFYIIRANMQNAFKLEIREQNGRKTVIMTLAEEVSFLNKVPIQQQLYSLPKNIATIKIDGKNSKFIDKDVIEVLKDFELNALRKGINIELEAIIYKK, from the coding sequence ATGTTAGGAACGCGCACGTCGGCTTTTCTGAAACTTTCGAAAAGAGACTTGAAGTATGATTTCTCATCGAGTATAGTGGTGTTTCTCGTAGCGTTGCCGCTATGCCTGGGAATCGCTATGGCATCGGGAGCGCCGCTTTTCGCCGGTTTGTTGACGGGCATCATCGGCGGTTTGGTGGTCGCGTCGATCAGCAAATCTCCGTTAAGCGTGAGCGGACCTGCAGCCGGACTAACTGTCATTGTACTTGGATCAATCGAACGATTGGGCGCTTATGAAACGTTTTTGTTAGCCGTGGTTATTGCGGGTGTTATACAGTTTATACTGGGCCTCATCAAAGCGGGTGTCGTGGGCAACTATTTTCCTTCTGCCGTTATCTTAGGTATGTTAGCTGCTATTGGTATCACCATCATGTTAAAACAATTGCCTTTGGCTTTCGGAATGACAGAATCTCACGCATTCGAGCTTGACAACGGTGGCGGCATTGCTGCATTCAGGGATACCTTGCTGGGCAGCATTAACTGGGGAGCTACATGTATCTGTTTATGCTCATTGCTGCTACTTATTTATTGGCCAAAAATTAAAGGCGCCAACAAAATACCGGCACCATTGATGGTGGTTATCGCGAGTATCGGATTGGCGTTTCTATTTGGCGATACAGCGTTACGGCTCGGCAGCTATCACTTTGTAGAAATACCGACTGTGCGTTCTTTCTACGAATTTAAAGAACTGTTTATCTTTCCGGATTTTACGCAAATACTCAACCGCGAAGTTTGGATCGTCGCTTTAACAATCGCTATTATCGCGAGCCTAGAGACCTTATTGAGTATTGAAGCGATTGATAAACTCGATCCGTTAAAGCGAAATACGCCGACCAACAGAGAATTGATTGCGCAAGGTATCGGGAATATGAGCAGTGGCTTTCTGGGAGGTATGCCGATGACATCGGTTATCGTGCGCTCATCGGCCAATGTGCAGGCTGGTGGCCGAACGCGACAATCGGCGATGTTGCATGGCATTTGGTTGCTGGTGGCCCTATTAGCGATTCCATCGCTCATCAACTTAATTCCACTGGCTTGCCTGGCGGCCATTCTTTTGCACACGGGCTATAAACTTGCCAAGCCTGCACTCTTTGTACAGCTTTTTCGAAAAGGACTTGATCAGTTCGTTCCGTTTGCTATCACCGTCGTAGCCATTGTAGCTACCGATTTATTGATGGGCGTGGGAATCGGTGTTTTAGTCGCCATTTTCTACATCATCCGCGCAAATATGCAAAATGCATTCAAGCTGGAAATTCGTGAACAAAATGGCAGAAAAACTGTTATCATGACGTTGGCTGAGGAAGTTTCCTTTTTAAACAAAGTGCCTATCCAACAGCAGCTTTACAGTTTGCCAAAGAATATTGCGACGATAAAAATCGATGGGAAGAATAGCAAATTTATCGATAAAGATGTCATCGAGGTACTGAAAGATTTTGAGTTAAATGCCCTGCGTAAAGGCATCAATATCGAATTAGAAGCTATAATTTATAAAAAATAA
- a CDS encoding carbonic anhydrase: MGNKELELGFQRILDGNKGWIEFVAKDTTGRFEQLAKGQNPEILWIGCADSRVPANEITGKKPGEVFVHRNIANMCVHSDMSMLSVLDYAVNVLKVKHIVVAGHYGCGGVAASLSRKQFGIIDNWLCHIKDVYRLHAKEIDAIEDEEAKVNRLIELNVKEQVFNLGTTSIVQNAWKNGQELAVHGVVINIGTGELISLENTIESNESLGGVFAFQ, encoded by the coding sequence ATGGGAAATAAAGAATTAGAATTGGGATTTCAACGCATTTTGGACGGCAATAAAGGTTGGATCGAATTTGTGGCAAAAGACACAACAGGACGATTTGAGCAATTGGCCAAAGGTCAAAATCCAGAGATTTTATGGATTGGATGTGCGGACAGCCGCGTTCCGGCAAACGAAATTACGGGCAAAAAACCAGGTGAGGTATTTGTACACCGTAATATTGCCAATATGTGTGTTCACTCTGATATGAGTATGCTATCTGTACTGGATTACGCTGTAAACGTTTTAAAAGTGAAACATATCGTTGTCGCCGGACATTATGGATGCGGGGGCGTTGCTGCTTCGCTAAGCCGTAAACAATTCGGTATTATCGACAACTGGCTTTGTCACATCAAAGATGTATACCGTCTCCATGCCAAAGAGATCGACGCCATCGAAGATGAAGAAGCGAAAGTTAATCGTCTGATCGAACTAAACGTGAAGGAGCAAGTGTTTAACCTTGGCACGACATCAATCGTTCAGAACGCCTGGAAAAATGGACAAGAACTTGCGGTGCACGGCGTGGTAATCAACATCGGAACGGGAGAGTTGATCAGTTTAGAAAACACGATCGAGAGCAATGAATCGTTGGGCGGTGTTTTTGCATTCCAATAA
- a CDS encoding glutamine--tRNA ligase/YqeY domain fusion protein: MLNEEKPLNFIEEIIEEDLRSGKHDGRVLTRFPPEPNGYLHIGHAKSICLNFGLGQRYNGKTNLRFDDTNPVTEDTEYVESIKQDIQWLGFQWAQELYTSDYFETLYSFAVDLINKGLAYVDDSTAEEIAAAKGTPTEPGVPTPYRARSIEENLLLFQEMREGKYKDGEKVLRAKIDLASPNMHLRDPLLYRIKHAHHHRTGDTWCIYPMYDFAHGQSDSIEEITHSICTLEFIPHRPLYDWCIEKLAIFPSKQYEFARLNLSYTVMSKRKLLQLVNEKFVESWDDPRMPTISGLRRRGYTPASIRNFCDRIGVQKRENMIDVSLLEFCIREDLNQSAWRRMAVLDPIKLVITNYPEGQVEELHGENNPEVEGGEGSRTIPFSSELWIEREDFMEEPPKKFFRLGPGLSVRLKHAYIVQCHDFVKDEQGKVTEIHCTYVPNSKSGEDTSGLKVKGTIHWVSVPHAKEAEVRLYDRLFNDENPAAAEDFKQSINPDSLQIIQKAYIEPDLANATADKGYQFIRLGYFTLDSKSTPAQLVFNRTVTLKDSWAKEVKKG; encoded by the coding sequence ATGTTAAATGAAGAAAAACCACTGAATTTTATCGAGGAGATCATCGAAGAAGATCTTCGCTCGGGCAAGCACGACGGACGCGTTTTGACACGTTTCCCGCCAGAGCCTAATGGCTACCTCCACATTGGTCATGCCAAATCCATCTGCTTAAACTTCGGTTTGGGTCAGCGTTACAACGGCAAAACCAATCTTCGTTTTGATGACACCAATCCGGTGACAGAAGATACGGAGTATGTGGAAAGTATCAAACAAGACATCCAGTGGTTGGGTTTTCAATGGGCGCAAGAGCTTTATACGTCAGATTATTTCGAGACGTTGTACAGCTTCGCGGTCGATTTAATAAATAAAGGACTGGCTTATGTAGATGACAGTACCGCAGAAGAGATTGCTGCAGCAAAAGGTACGCCAACTGAGCCAGGTGTTCCAACGCCTTATAGAGCGCGTTCAATAGAAGAGAATTTGCTTCTTTTCCAAGAAATGCGCGAAGGCAAATATAAAGATGGCGAAAAAGTGTTGCGCGCTAAAATTGATTTGGCCAGTCCAAACATGCACTTGCGCGACCCCTTGCTTTACCGGATAAAACATGCCCATCATCACCGTACCGGAGATACCTGGTGCATTTATCCGATGTATGATTTTGCCCACGGTCAGTCCGATTCTATTGAGGAAATTACACATTCCATTTGTACTTTGGAGTTTATTCCTCACCGTCCGTTGTACGATTGGTGTATTGAAAAATTAGCGATTTTTCCATCGAAACAATACGAATTTGCCCGGTTAAACTTGTCTTACACAGTAATGAGCAAGCGCAAACTATTGCAATTGGTCAACGAGAAGTTCGTCGAAAGTTGGGATGACCCGCGCATGCCGACCATATCTGGCTTACGCCGAAGAGGCTATACACCTGCTTCCATTCGAAACTTCTGTGATCGTATCGGGGTGCAAAAACGGGAGAATATGATCGACGTTAGTTTACTGGAATTTTGTATTCGTGAAGATCTTAACCAATCGGCTTGGCGACGTATGGCAGTGCTCGATCCGATCAAACTCGTGATCACGAATTATCCGGAAGGGCAAGTAGAAGAATTGCACGGCGAGAACAATCCCGAAGTTGAAGGTGGTGAAGGATCCAGAACGATTCCATTCAGCAGCGAATTATGGATTGAGCGGGAAGATTTTATGGAAGAACCGCCAAAAAAATTCTTCCGCTTAGGCCCTGGCTTGTCCGTACGCTTAAAACATGCCTACATCGTGCAATGCCATGACTTTGTTAAGGATGAGCAAGGTAAAGTTACCGAAATACACTGTACTTACGTGCCCAATTCGAAATCAGGCGAAGATACATCAGGATTAAAAGTAAAAGGCACTATCCACTGGGTTTCCGTGCCACATGCAAAAGAAGCTGAAGTACGTTTGTATGATCGTCTCTTCAATGATGAAAATCCAGCAGCAGCCGAAGATTTCAAGCAGTCAATTAATCCGGATAGTTTGCAGATTATACAAAAGGCTTATATCGAGCCTGATTTAGCCAACGCAACGGCAGATAAGGGATATCAGTTTATCCGCTTAGGCTATTTTACGTTAGACAGCAAATCTACACCAGCGCAATTGGTTTTCAACCGAACGGTAACGTTGAAAGACTCTTGGGCAAAAGAAGTTAAAAAGGGATAA